acttggaaaaccttcTTTGAGTGCTCCATGTGTTCCTCTAAGGTGTTGCTGTAGATGACTATGTCACCTAGGTAGACTACGATGAACTGATCAAGTTAGGGAAGGAAAATCTTGTTCATAATGGTGCAAAATGTGGTCGATGCATTGGTTAAGCCGAAgggcatcaccaaccactcaaaggctccatatctCGTCACATATGCTATCTTTGGCTCATCCCCTTCCGCAATGCAAACCTGGTAGTAGCCCTTTTgaagatccaccttggtaaagtacttggcttgcccaagtctatcgaacaagtcagcAATGAGCGACATAGGGTACTTCTTCTTCACTATGACCTTATTAAGTGCTCAGTAGTCTATGAACAAGTGAAAcgatccatccttctttttcTAGAACAATACTGGTGCGCCAAAAGGTGCCTTTGATGGGCGAATATGACCAGCATCTAGCAGCTCTTTCAATTTTTTCCTGAGCTCCTCTAGCTCGGgcagtgccatacgatatggggcaAATACGGGTGGATTAGCCCCTGGTtccaactcaatcttgtgatccacctCTCGCCTAAGCTGCAAGTGCTTAGACAACTCCTCGGTcatgacatctttgttttcctCAAGCAACTTCTCTATGCAAGGAAGCACTGTCTCTTGAAACTTCTTGTCTTCCTCTAGACTTGCAATGGTTGCCACGAATGACGGCTCCCGTTTCTTGATCCACTTGACAACTTGCATAGCTGAGAGTTGTGTTTGGATCTGTCTGTGTGGCATAGTCACTATAGGTACCATGCAAGCTCCTTCTCACTCCATAACCAGGAGATGTTAGAGGTAGGGTCGATCAAAGTATGATAATGTCTAAATTCTTGACCTagtatgatgtcaaagatatccatagcggttacggtaaagtttgtcatacctttccaagttcccaatttgacaccaacCCCATTAGCTACCCTACGAGCATTTTGTAGATTGGCATTCACGGTCTTGACGCGAGAGTTGGTTGGAGCAAGCTTCAATTCTAGTCTCTTTGCAGCAGCCTCAGTCATGAAATTATGAGTTGCTTCAGTATCCACCATTGCACGAGCGAgcttgttgttgatggtgagatccaCATACTGATTGCCATTCTCGGTAGGTTGGATAGCTTGCTTTGTTACAGCACCACATAATTCGATACTACCCAACTGTTTGATTCCCGAATTCTCTCCTTATGGCTGCTCCTTTCGTTCACGGACTATGGCGCTGAGGCTCTTTAGGTCGGGACAATTCTTGAGGTTGCGCGGCCCTCCGCATATGTAGCATCCCTTCTTTTTGGTATGTGCCTTCTTCTCGGCGTAGCCCTGGAGACCACTCGACTTTTTGGGATTATTGTTATATCTCCTTGCCTTTGCCACGGTCTCCCCCTCCTTTGACATTGTTAACTTTTGACTCCTTGTCTTTGCCTTTGCCGTTCTTGTCATGTCTGAAATCTATCAATGATTTAGCCTCcactatggcttggtctatatcCGCGACTTGCTGGTGTTGCAACTCTTGCTTATCCCAATTTTGCAACCCGTCCATGAAGTGGAACAATAAGTTATTATTTGTCAGGTTAGGAatttgaagcataagggtagtgaactcCTTGACATAGTCACGTATGCTCCCTGTTTGCTTCAACTCCCTAAGCTTATGCCTTGCCTCATACAAGAAattgtttggaaagaactgtcgCTTGAACTCGGCTTTGAACTGATCCCATGTTCTAATAGTACATAGACCTTTATCCACGTCGGTCATATTCCTTCTCCACCATAGCATGGAAGTCTCTGAGAGATACAACACAGCAGTGTTGATCTTGGCCTTGTCGTCCCTCACTTTCCCATGCCTAAAGTAGTTCTCCAAGTGCTaaaggaagttttccacttcttgtgcatcACGAACACCTTTGAACATTGGGGGTTTGGGAGCCTCGATCTTGGTCTCCCTCGTCACCACAACATTGTTGGCTGCCTCGGTCACACCAACATCGACATGCTCctcgagtgactctatctttgccttcatagcatcgatagtactcaaaGCCTCCATGAATCTGCATTCTAAGGCAAtgatggtttgccttagttccatCTTGGTCTGTGTACATCCCTCCAAGTCATTTCGGATGTtctcaatctcttcaagagtgtgcCCCTCAATAACGCTAAGGGTGCCTTCCACCTTCCCCAAGCATTGGCCAAAGATCTCCACGACATCCATCCCCGCgttcatcttcatcacccactctttaTTGAGCGAGACATACTCGGGcaggacctccacttcatcctcgcTCACCTCAGTGGCAGATGCTTCTTGGGATGTAAGCCCTTCGTTTGGCACAATCTCGGATGGTACCTCCTAGCTCTTGTTGGCGGCATTCCTCTTTTTGTTGTGTCCCTTCCTGTTAACAACATCCTAAATGACGTTGGCTTGGGTGTTGGCAGTGTATTCTCCCTCGTTCACCATTCCCCTAGTTGCAAcctttgctctgataccacgttgtcacgtccttagttgttaattAAGTACACGTGCGACACTTAACAACTTGCTCACGATCTTGTACAGCTTGCTCACGTTCTtactatgccaagtcagccttattatactcaagatcgctaagagaatgatAGAAAGAACACAAGATAATTATTAAAGGAAcatttgtattagagagaacttgaattgtttgctgtgtgaattacaaatgaatgaccccctttatatactagtctcctaggggctagtatgtaaatattaattattacgtAAGACTttaatatttacaagataagggctttctctagaattctctaccagcctagaagattccaagaaCTTTCCTAGCGAATCCATAAGggtctaggttcttcctaaggaaatgtccatacttctctagaatcttctcacaaatgctagcttTCTTTTTATGTAAtcttccacatggcattaatatatgccaaatggagCCTATGTGGTatgatgacatggcgggtcatcacacttatctgtgaaatttgatgaaaaacgaaattggtttgacgtgattcagacgtccggttgggaaaat
This genomic stretch from Nicotiana sylvestris chromosome 9, ASM39365v2, whole genome shotgun sequence harbors:
- the LOC138877586 gene encoding uncharacterized protein, which codes for MVDTEATHNFMTEAAAKRLELKLAPTNSRVKTVNANLQNARRVANGVGVKLGTWKVTMPHRQIQTQLSAMQVVKWIKKREPSFVATIASLEEDKKFQETVLPCIEKLLEENKDVMTEELSKHLQLRREVDHKIELEPGANPPVFAPYRMALPELEELRKKLKELLDAGHIRPSKAPFGAPVLF